A genomic segment from [Flavobacterium] thermophilum encodes:
- a CDS encoding Putative transposase, YhgA-like, producing the protein MSETRIDHDRLFKELLSTFFEEFLLLFFPHVYEQVDFRHISFLSEEVFTDVAAGEKHRVDLLVETKLKGEDGLIIVHIEHQSYTQPAFPERMFLYVSRLFQKYRRRILPVAIFSYDAIRDEPSSFTIQFPFLTVVDFRFLTVELRKLPWREYIRRDNPVAAALLSKMGYNESERVAVKREFLRMLVRLELDEAKQRLLFGFFETYLTLSEQEELELRNEVNEMETKEAKKVMDLIVSYEQRGVEKGMEKGKMDVAKRMLGKGYDVPTICELTGLPVEAVEKLKE; encoded by the coding sequence GTGTCCGAAACGCGAATCGACCATGATCGGCTGTTTAAGGAGTTGTTGTCGACGTTTTTTGAAGAGTTTTTGCTTCTGTTTTTCCCGCATGTGTATGAACAAGTCGACTTCCGCCACATCTCCTTTTTGTCCGAAGAGGTGTTTACGGATGTGGCAGCCGGCGAAAAGCACCGTGTCGATCTATTGGTGGAAACAAAATTGAAAGGGGAAGACGGGCTGATCATCGTCCATATCGAGCACCAAAGCTACACGCAGCCGGCGTTTCCCGAGCGCATGTTCCTTTATGTCAGCCGTTTGTTTCAAAAATACCGCCGCCGCATTCTGCCCGTTGCCATCTTCAGCTATGACGCCATCCGCGATGAACCGTCCTCGTTCACCATCCAGTTTCCGTTCCTAACCGTTGTCGATTTCCGCTTTCTTACCGTTGAACTGCGCAAGTTGCCATGGCGCGAGTACATTCGCCGCGATAACCCGGTCGCCGCCGCTCTGTTAAGCAAAATGGGGTATAATGAAAGTGAAAGAGTGGCCGTGAAAAGAGAATTTTTGCGCATGCTCGTCCGTTTGGAGCTTGATGAAGCGAAACAGCGGCTGTTGTTTGGATTTTTCGAGACGTATTTGACGCTGTCCGAACAAGAGGAACTCGAATTGCGAAACGAGGTGAACGAAATGGAAACGAAGGAAGCGAAAAAAGTGATGGATCTCATCGTGTCGTACGAGCAACGGGGGGTGGAAAAGGGGATGGAAAAAGGCAAGATGGACGTTGCGAAACGGATGTTAGGGAAAGGATATGATGTGCCAACGATTTGTGAGTTGACCGGACTGCCAGTGGAGGCAGTGGAAAAGTTGAAAGAGTAA
- the gmuE gene encoding Putative fructokinase, whose protein sequence is MILGAIEAGGTKFVCAIGDEQGNIHERAVFPTTAPEETMAHVIDFFRPHGIEAIGIGSFGPVDLRPDSPTYGYITSTPKQAWAQFDFVGTMKQHFPVPIGFDTDVNAAALGEQRWGAARGLDSCLYITVGTGIGVGAIVEGRLLHGLLHPEMGHILVRRHPDDAFAGICPYHGDCLEGMASGPAIERRWGKKGAELADRHEVWELEAFYLAQAIANYILVLSPKKVITGGGVMKQTHVLPLVRRHVQELLNGYVEHEAILRRIDEYIVLPGLGDNAGIAGALALAARAIE, encoded by the coding sequence ATGATTCTAGGAGCCATTGAAGCTGGAGGCACGAAATTTGTCTGCGCCATCGGCGATGAACAGGGGAACATCCATGAACGAGCGGTGTTTCCGACGACGGCGCCGGAAGAGACGATGGCGCACGTCATCGACTTTTTCCGTCCGCATGGCATTGAGGCGATCGGCATCGGGTCGTTCGGCCCAGTCGATTTGCGTCCGGACAGTCCGACGTACGGGTATATTACGAGCACGCCGAAACAGGCGTGGGCGCAGTTTGATTTTGTCGGCACGATGAAGCAGCATTTTCCGGTGCCGATCGGCTTTGATACGGACGTCAACGCGGCGGCGCTTGGCGAACAGCGCTGGGGGGCGGCGCGAGGGCTTGACAGCTGCCTGTACATAACGGTCGGAACGGGCATAGGTGTTGGGGCAATCGTCGAGGGCCGCCTGTTGCATGGGCTGCTTCATCCGGAGATGGGGCATATCTTGGTCCGCCGTCATCCGGATGACGCGTTTGCCGGCATATGCCCGTACCATGGCGACTGCTTGGAAGGGATGGCGTCCGGCCCGGCGATCGAGCGGCGCTGGGGGAAAAAGGGGGCGGAATTGGCGGACCGCCATGAAGTATGGGAGTTGGAAGCCTTTTATCTTGCCCAAGCGATTGCCAACTACATTCTCGTGTTATCGCCGAAAAAAGTGATCACGGGCGGAGGCGTCATGAAGCAGACGCACGTGTTGCCGCTTGTGCGCCGCCATGTGCAGGAACTGCTCAACGGGTATGTCGAGCATGAGGCGATTTTGCGACGGATTGATG
- the rbsB_1 gene encoding D-ribose-binding periplasmic protein precursor: MQPICFGTAFFFARSALDDEHLRILKKAAAAKVDGIITQGLTEAEFVPVINEITDKNIPVVTIDTDAPTSRRVAYVGTDNYYAGFLAGRALAEDTKGKATVAIITGSLTAAHQQLRVRGFEDAVRQEKGIRIVAIEESHITRVQAAEKAYTILKKHPDVNAFYGTSALDAIGVAKVVEQFHREQKTYIIGFDTLPETIRYLQKGTIAATVVQEPYEMGYKAVKMMAEIVAGRDVPVVTNTETKVIRKKDLLSITGFVVVAIWQFTNIWNEFLFAVTITTSDKQPIMVALQNLSGSQIVQWNVQMAGALLAALPTLLVYIFLGKYFVRGLLAGSVKG, encoded by the coding sequence ATGCAGCCAATCTGTTTCGGAACGGCGTTTTTTTTTGCTCGTTCTGCACTTGATGATGAGCATTTGCGCATTTTGAAAAAAGCCGCAGCAGCGAAAGTCGATGGGATTATCACACAAGGGTTGACGGAAGCGGAATTTGTCCCAGTGATTAACGAAATCACGGACAAGAATATTCCTGTGGTGACAATCGATACGGATGCCCCGACGAGCCGACGTGTCGCCTATGTGGGAACGGATAATTATTATGCCGGTTTTCTCGCGGGACGGGCGTTAGCTGAGGATACGAAGGGCAAAGCGACGGTCGCGATTATTACCGGCAGTTTGACGGCGGCGCACCAACAGCTGCGAGTGCGCGGATTTGAGGATGCGGTGAGACAGGAAAAAGGCATCCGCATCGTTGCCATCGAAGAGTCGCACATTACGCGTGTACAAGCCGCGGAAAAGGCGTATACGATTTTGAAAAAGCACCCGGATGTGAATGCGTTTTACGGCACGAGCGCGCTTGATGCGATTGGCGTTGCCAAGGTGGTCGAGCAGTTTCATCGGGAGCAAAAGACGTATATTATTGGTTTTGATACGCTTCCTGAGACGATCCGCTATTTGCAAAAAGGAACGATTGCGGCGACCGTGGTGCAGGAGCCGTATGAAATGGGATACAAGGCTGTCAAAATGATGGCCGAGATCGTCGCCGGGAGAGACGTGCCGGTGGTGACGAATACGGAGACGAAAGTCATTCGGAAAAAAGACTTGTTGTCCATCACCGGATTTGTCGTTGTGGCAATCTGGCAGTTTACGAACATTTGGAACGAGTTTTTGTTTGCCGTGACGATTACGACCTCGGACAAACAGCCGATCATGGTCGCACTGCAAAACTTATCCGGCAGCCAAATCGTGCAATGGAACGTACAAATGGCAGGCGCCTTGCTCGCCGCGCTGCCGACTTTGCTTGTGTACATTTTCCTCGGCAAATACTTCGTCCGCGGCTTGCTCGCGGGGTCGGTGAAGGGGTGA